AAGTGAGTTATGCCTTCCGATAGAGATACGTATCATGTTCCGTAGATACGTCAGCTCGGCCGCTCCTTCCAATGCCCGCTAGATCGAGCAGTGCTTTTTTTGTGAAGCAGCTAACGTCTCCATATCTTCAGTGAGGGCAACCAAACGCACTGCCTGATGTTCCTGCAACTGTAACGGCCGAAGCGGGCGAAGAATTCCATTTT
The DNA window shown above is from Deltaproteobacteria bacterium and carries:
- a CDS encoding antitoxin family protein — its product is METIEAIYENGILRPLRPLQLQEHQAVRLVALTEDMETLAASQKKHCSI